The following proteins are co-located in the Pseudomonas fluorescens genome:
- the rpsG gene encoding 30S ribosomal protein S7, with the protein MPRRRVAAKREVLDDPKYGSQILAKFMNHVMESGKKAVAERIVYGALEKVKERKNSDPLEIFEKALDAIAPLVEVKSRRVGGATYQVPVEVRPSRRNALAMRWLVDFARKRGEKSMALRLAGELLDAAEGKGAAVKKREDVHRMAEANKAFSHYRF; encoded by the coding sequence ATGCCAAGAAGACGCGTAGCAGCCAAGCGCGAAGTGCTTGACGATCCAAAATACGGAAGCCAAATTCTGGCCAAGTTCATGAACCACGTGATGGAAAGCGGCAAAAAAGCCGTTGCCGAGCGTATCGTTTATGGCGCGCTGGAAAAGGTTAAAGAACGCAAGAACAGCGACCCCCTGGAAATCTTCGAGAAAGCTCTCGACGCCATCGCTCCGCTGGTCGAAGTGAAGTCGCGCCGTGTAGGCGGTGCTACTTACCAGGTTCCGGTTGAAGTTCGTCCGTCCCGTCGTAACGCCCTGGCAATGCGCTGGTTGGTAGACTTCGCCCGTAAGCGTGGCGAGAAGTCTATGGCTCTGCGTTTGGCTGGCGAACTGTTGGACGCTGCTGAAGGTAAAGGTGCTGCTGTTAAGAAGCGTGAAGACGTGCACCGTATGGCTGAAGCTAACAAAGCTTTCTCGCACTACCGCTTCTAA
- the tuf gene encoding elongation factor Tu: MAKEKFDRSLPHVNVGTIGHVDHGKTTLTAALTRVCSEVFGSAIVDFDKIDSAPEEKARGITINTAHVEYNSLIRHYAHVDCPGHADYVKNMITGAAQMDGAILVCSAADGPMPQTREHILLSRQVGVPYIVVYLNKADLVDDAELLELVEMEVRDLLSTYDFPGDDTPIIIGSARMALEGKDDNEMGTTSVRKLVETLDSYIPDPVRVIDKPFLMPIEDVFSISGRGTVVTGRIERGIVKVQDPLEIVGLRDTTVTTCTGVEMFRKLLDEGRAGENCGVLLRGTKRDDVERGQVLVKPGSVKPHTKFEAEVYVLSKEEGGRHTPFFKGYRPQFYFRTTDVTGNCELPEGVEMVMPGDNIKMVVTLIKTIAMEDGLRFAIREGGRTVGAGVVAKIIE; the protein is encoded by the coding sequence GTGGCTAAAGAAAAATTTGATCGTTCCCTACCGCACGTCAACGTTGGCACCATCGGTCACGTTGACCACGGTAAAACCACTCTGACTGCTGCTCTGACTCGCGTTTGCTCCGAAGTATTCGGTTCGGCAATCGTTGATTTCGATAAAATCGACAGCGCACCAGAAGAAAAAGCTCGTGGTATCACCATCAACACCGCGCACGTTGAATACAACTCGCTGATCCGTCACTACGCTCACGTTGACTGCCCAGGTCACGCTGACTATGTGAAGAACATGATCACCGGTGCTGCCCAGATGGACGGCGCAATCCTGGTTTGCTCGGCCGCTGATGGTCCGATGCCACAAACCCGTGAACACATCCTGCTGTCCCGTCAGGTTGGCGTTCCGTACATCGTGGTTTACCTGAACAAGGCTGACCTGGTAGACGACGCTGAGCTGCTGGAACTGGTTGAGATGGAAGTGCGCGATCTGCTGAGCACTTACGACTTCCCAGGCGACGACACTCCGATCATCATCGGTTCTGCTCGTATGGCTCTGGAAGGCAAAGACGACAACGAAATGGGCACCACGTCCGTTCGTAAACTGGTTGAAACTCTGGACAGCTACATCCCAGATCCAGTTCGTGTTATCGACAAGCCGTTCCTGATGCCAATCGAAGACGTGTTCTCGATCTCCGGTCGCGGTACTGTTGTGACTGGTCGTATCGAGCGCGGTATCGTTAAGGTTCAAGATCCACTGGAAATCGTTGGTCTGCGTGACACTACCGTCACCACCTGCACCGGTGTTGAAATGTTCCGTAAGCTGCTCGACGAAGGTCGTGCTGGCGAGAACTGCGGCGTTCTGCTGCGTGGTACCAAGCGTGACGACGTTGAGCGTGGCCAGGTTCTGGTTAAGCCAGGTTCGGTTAAGCCGCACACCAAGTTCGAAGCTGAAGTCTACGTACTGAGCAAAGAAGAAGGCGGTCGTCACACTCCGTTCTTCAAAGGCTACCGTCCACAGTTCTACTTCCGTACTACTGACGTGACTGGTAACTGCGAGCTGCCGGAAGGCGTTGAAATGGTTATGCCAGGCGACAACATCAAAATGGTTGTTACCCTGATCAAAACCATCGCAATGGAAGACGGTCTGCGTTTCGCTATTCGCGAAGGCGGCCGTACCGTTGGTGCTGGCGTTGTAGCTAAAATCATCGAGTAA
- the fusA gene encoding elongation factor G produces MARTTPISRYRNIGIVAHVDAGKTTTTERVLFYTGKSHKMGEVHDGAATTDWMVQEQERGITITSAAITAFWKGSEKQYKDEHRFNVIDTPGHVDFTIEVERSLRVLDGAVVVFCGTSGVEPQSETVWRQANKYGVPRLVYVNKMDRAGANFLRVIGQIKQRLGHTPVPIQLAIGSEDNFQGQIDLINMEAVYWNDSDKGMVPVRKPIPAELQELADEWRNNMVEAAAEASEELMNKYLEGEELTNVEIKAALRQRTIAGEIVLAVCGSSFKNKGVPLVLDAVIDYLPAPTDIPAIKGTNPDNEEEEMERHADDSEPFSALAFKIATDPFVGTLTFVRVYSGVLASGDGVINSVKGKKERVGRMVQMHANAREEIKEVRAGDIAALIGMKDVTTGETLCDAAKPIILVRMDFPEPVISVAVEPKTKDDQEKMGIALGKLAQEDPSFRVKTDEETGQTIISGMGELHLDILVDRMRREFNVEANIGKPQVSYRERITKNCEIEGKFVRQSGGRGQFGHCWIRFAPADEGQEGLQFVNEVVGGVVPKEYIPAIQKGIEEQMKNGVVAGYPLIGLKATVFDGSYHDVDSNEMAFKVAASMATKQLAQKGGGELLEPIMAVEVVTPEDYMGDVMGDLNRRRGMILGMEDTVSGKVIRAEVPLGEMFGYATDVRSMSQGRASYSMEFKKYNTAPAHIAETVSKKQG; encoded by the coding sequence ATGGCTCGTACTACTCCGATTAGCCGCTACCGTAACATCGGTATCGTTGCTCACGTGGATGCTGGTAAAACCACCACCACCGAGCGCGTACTGTTTTACACCGGCAAAAGTCACAAAATGGGCGAGGTGCATGATGGCGCCGCGACCACAGACTGGATGGTTCAGGAGCAGGAGCGTGGTATTACCATTACTTCTGCTGCTATTACCGCCTTCTGGAAAGGTTCCGAGAAGCAGTACAAAGACGAGCATCGCTTCAACGTAATCGATACCCCGGGCCACGTAGACTTCACCATTGAAGTTGAACGTTCCCTGCGCGTACTCGACGGCGCTGTCGTTGTGTTCTGCGGTACTTCGGGTGTTGAGCCTCAGTCGGAAACCGTATGGCGTCAAGCCAACAAATACGGCGTTCCACGTCTTGTTTACGTAAACAAGATGGACCGTGCTGGTGCCAACTTCCTGCGCGTGATCGGTCAGATCAAGCAGCGTCTGGGTCACACTCCGGTGCCAATCCAATTGGCTATCGGTTCCGAAGACAACTTCCAGGGTCAGATCGATCTGATCAACATGGAAGCGGTCTACTGGAATGATTCCGACAAAGGTATGGTTCCTGTTCGTAAGCCTATCCCTGCTGAACTGCAGGAACTGGCTGACGAATGGCGCAACAACATGGTTGAGGCTGCTGCCGAAGCCAGCGAAGAGCTGATGAACAAGTACCTCGAAGGTGAAGAACTCACCAACGTGGAAATCAAGGCCGCTCTGCGTCAGCGTACTATCGCTGGTGAGATCGTCTTGGCTGTTTGCGGTTCCTCGTTCAAGAACAAGGGTGTTCCCCTGGTTCTCGATGCTGTGATCGACTACCTGCCTGCTCCAACCGACATTCCTGCTATCAAGGGTACCAACCCTGATAACGAGGAAGAGGAAATGGAGCGTCATGCAGACGACAGCGAGCCGTTCTCGGCCCTGGCGTTCAAGATCGCTACCGACCCATTCGTGGGTACCTTGACTTTCGTCCGCGTTTACTCGGGCGTGTTGGCATCCGGCGACGGCGTGATCAACTCGGTTAAAGGTAAGAAAGAGCGCGTGGGTCGTATGGTGCAAATGCACGCAAACGCCCGTGAAGAGATCAAGGAAGTACGCGCTGGTGACATCGCGGCCCTGATCGGCATGAAGGACGTCACCACTGGTGAGACTTTGTGCGACGCTGCTAAGCCAATCATCCTGGTTCGCATGGACTTCCCGGAGCCGGTTATTTCGGTTGCCGTAGAGCCTAAGACCAAGGATGACCAGGAAAAAATGGGTATCGCTCTGGGCAAACTTGCTCAGGAAGATCCATCTTTCCGCGTTAAGACTGATGAAGAGACTGGTCAAACGATCATCTCTGGCATGGGCGAGCTGCACCTGGACATCCTGGTTGACCGGATGCGCCGTGAGTTCAACGTCGAAGCCAACATCGGTAAGCCTCAGGTTTCCTATCGTGAGCGCATCACGAAGAACTGTGAAATCGAAGGCAAGTTCGTTCGTCAGTCCGGCGGTCGTGGTCAGTTCGGTCACTGCTGGATCCGTTTTGCTCCTGCTGACGAAGGTCAGGAAGGTCTGCAATTCGTGAACGAAGTAGTGGGTGGTGTTGTTCCTAAGGAATACATCCCTGCTATCCAGAAGGGTATCGAAGAGCAGATGAAGAACGGTGTTGTTGCCGGCTATCCGCTGATCGGCCTGAAAGCAACCGTTTTTGACGGTTCTTACCACGACGTCGACTCCAACGAGATGGCGTTTAAGGTGGCTGCTTCCATGGCAACCAAGCAACTGGCCCAAAAGGGCGGTGGTGAGTTGCTTGAGCCAATCATGGCGGTAGAAGTTGTTACACCTGAAGACTATATGGGTGATGTCATGGGCGACCTTAACCGTCGTCGCGGCATGATCTTGGGCATGGAAGACACGGTTTCCGGCAAAGTGATTCGCGCCGAGGTTCCGTTGGGTGAGATGTTCGGTTATGCGACCGACGTTCGCTCCATGTCTCAGGGTCGCGCAAGCTACTCTATGGAATTCAAAAAATACAACACAGCTCCGGCGCACATCGCTGAAACTGTATCCAAAAAACAAGGCTGA
- the rpsJ gene encoding 30S ribosomal protein S10, which yields MQNQQIRIRLKAFDHRLIDQSTQEIVETAKRTGAQVRGPIPLPTRKERFTVLVSPHVNKDARDQYEIRTHKRVLDIVQPTDKTVDALMKLDLAAGVEVQISLG from the coding sequence ATGCAAAATCAGCAAATCCGTATCAGGTTGAAGGCTTTTGACCATCGCCTGATCGACCAATCCACCCAGGAAATCGTGGAAACCGCGAAACGTACTGGTGCACAAGTGCGTGGTCCAATTCCACTGCCTACCCGTAAAGAGCGGTTCACCGTTCTGGTCTCCCCGCACGTCAACAAAGACGCGCGTGACCAGTACGAGATCCGTACTCATAAGCGCGTACTGGACATCGTCCAGCCAACGGATAAAACCGTTGATGCACTTATGAAGCTTGATCTGGCGGCCGGTGTGGAAGTACAGATCAGCCTCGGCTAA
- the rpsL gene encoding 30S ribosomal protein S12 — MATINQLVRQPRKRIVEKSDVPALQNCPQRRGVCTRVYTTTPKKPNSALRKVCRVRLTNGFEVSSYIGGEGHNLQEHSVVLIRGGRVKDLPGVRYHTVRGSLDTSGVKGRNQGRSKYGTKKPK, encoded by the coding sequence ATGGCAACTATCAACCAGCTGGTACGTCAGCCGCGTAAGCGTATCGTCGAGAAATCCGACGTGCCTGCGCTGCAGAACTGCCCGCAACGTCGTGGCGTATGCACTCGCGTGTATACCACTACGCCGAAAAAACCTAACTCGGCACTGCGTAAAGTATGCCGTGTGCGTCTGACCAACGGTTTCGAGGTTTCCTCGTACATCGGCGGTGAAGGCCACAACCTGCAAGAGCACAGCGTGGTACTGATCCGCGGCGGTCGTGTAAAAGACTTGCCAGGTGTTCGTTACCACACCGTACGCGGCTCCTTGGATACTTCCGGCGTTAAAGGTCGTAACCAGGGTCGTTCGAAGTACGGTACCAAGAAGCCTAAGTAG
- the rplC gene encoding 50S ribosomal protein L3, translating into MTIGVVGRKCGMTRIFTEEGVSIPVTVIEIEPNRVTQFKTEETDGYRAVQVTVGERRASRVTAAQAGHFAKANVAAGRTVMEFRLEDGDYQAGDLINAEIFAAGQLVDVTGQSKGKGFQGTIKRWNFRGQDNTHGNSVSHRVPGSIGQCQTPGRVFKGKKMSGHMGAERVTVQSLEVVRVDAERNLLLVKGAVPGATGGNLVVRPAAKARG; encoded by the coding sequence ATGACTATTGGTGTAGTCGGTCGTAAATGCGGTATGACCCGTATTTTCACCGAAGAAGGTGTCTCCATTCCGGTCACGGTCATTGAGATCGAACCGAATCGCGTCACCCAGTTCAAAACTGAAGAGACCGATGGCTATCGTGCAGTGCAAGTCACTGTCGGCGAGCGTCGTGCTTCGCGCGTGACTGCTGCTCAAGCAGGTCACTTCGCTAAAGCAAACGTTGCAGCTGGTCGCACTGTTATGGAGTTCCGTCTTGAAGATGGCGACTACCAGGCTGGCGATCTGATCAACGCTGAAATCTTCGCTGCTGGTCAACTGGTTGATGTAACCGGTCAGTCCAAAGGTAAAGGCTTCCAGGGTACGATCAAGCGTTGGAATTTCCGTGGCCAAGACAACACTCACGGTAACTCCGTTTCCCACCGCGTCCCGGGCTCTATTGGCCAGTGCCAGACTCCTGGTCGTGTATTCAAGGGCAAAAAAATGTCCGGTCATATGGGCGCTGAGCGCGTGACCGTGCAGTCCCTCGAAGTAGTGCGCGTCGACGCTGAACGCAATCTGTTGTTGGTCAAGGGTGCTGTTCCTGGCGCTACTGGCGGCAACCTGGTTGTACGTCCAGCGGCCAAGGCTCGCGGTTAA
- the rplW gene encoding 50S ribosomal protein L23, with protein sequence MNQERVFKVLLGPHVSEKATVLADKKGQFVFKVATDATKLEIKKAVESLFSVKVERVTTLNVLGKSKRTARGLGKRNDWKKAVISLQPGQDLDFSSSAE encoded by the coding sequence ATGAACCAGGAACGCGTATTTAAAGTTCTGCTTGGCCCGCACGTTTCCGAAAAGGCTACGGTTCTGGCTGACAAGAAAGGCCAGTTCGTTTTCAAGGTTGCAACTGACGCAACCAAGCTGGAAATCAAGAAGGCCGTCGAAAGCCTGTTCAGCGTGAAAGTTGAGCGTGTTACTACCCTGAATGTTCTGGGTAAGAGCAAGCGCACTGCTCGCGGTCTGGGCAAGCGTAATGACTGGAAGAAGGCAGTTATCTCCCTTCAGCCAGGCCAAGATCTCGATTTCAGCAGCAGTGCTGAGTAA
- the rplD gene encoding 50S ribosomal protein L4 — translation MQLNVNDAQAIEVSELTFGGEFNETLVHQAVVAYMAGGRQGSKQQKTRSDVRGGGKRPWRQKGTGRARAGTIRSPIWRGGGTTFAARPQDHTQKLNKKMYRAALRSILAELVRTDRLVVVQDFAVESPKTKDLLGKLNNMSLTDVLIVSEAVDQNLYLAARNLPHVDVRDVQGSDPVSLIAYDKVLITVSAVKKFEELLG, via the coding sequence ATGCAATTAAATGTAAATGACGCTCAAGCGATCGAAGTTTCCGAACTGACGTTTGGCGGCGAGTTCAACGAGACGCTGGTTCACCAAGCAGTCGTGGCCTACATGGCCGGCGGCCGTCAAGGTAGCAAGCAGCAAAAGACCCGTTCCGACGTACGTGGTGGCGGTAAGCGCCCTTGGCGTCAGAAAGGTACTGGCCGTGCTCGTGCCGGTACTATCCGTAGCCCAATCTGGCGTGGCGGCGGTACCACTTTCGCAGCTCGTCCACAGGATCACACTCAGAAGCTCAACAAGAAGATGTATCGCGCAGCACTGCGCTCCATCCTTGCTGAACTCGTGCGTACTGATCGCCTGGTCGTGGTTCAGGACTTCGCTGTTGAAAGTCCAAAAACCAAAGATCTGCTGGGCAAACTGAACAACATGAGCCTGACCGATGTTTTGATCGTGTCTGAAGCTGTTGATCAGAACCTGTACCTGGCTGCTCGCAACCTGCCACACGTTGATGTACGTGACGTGCAAGGTTCCGATCCAGTTAGTCTGATCGCATACGACAAGGTGTTGATCACCGTGTCGGCCGTGAAGAAATTCGAGGAGCTGCTGGGATGA